The Meles meles chromosome 15, mMelMel3.1 paternal haplotype, whole genome shotgun sequence genome contains the following window.
GGctcagcttcctggaggaggcctTTATCCAGAGCAACTGGGAGGCCCTTGGGAAGAGTGCAGACCCAGCTATGCCTGGGGCCTGGGAGAGGGGGCTCTCCCTGACCCTTGCTTCCCAGCCTTGAATgtgcagcagggaggggcacctCCAGGCTCCAGGTGAAGCTGGCATGCAGTCTCAGGGGTTCTTTCTGCGTCTGGGCAAGCTTTCTGAAAGTCTCTCAGCCAGGTCTGCAGGGACTGCAGCAAGAGAAGGGGAGGGCCTGGAGGGGCAGAGACGGGGGAGAGGCAAGAGGGACACAGCCCAAGGTGACCAGGGCAAAGAGCAAACTGTGGGGCGGGAGGCTGGTGTGTACAATCCGCGATGTAGTCAGGGCTTGGTCGGGAAGAGCAGGCAGGTGAGCTGACAGCGGTGGCTGTATCTGTCCACAAGGGGCAGGGGGTGCTGTGTGTAGTGCTGGACCATGGCGGCCACGGACGGGAACAGCTAGACGGGACGCAGGGCATCAGTGAGTCCCCCGAGCCTCatgctggggaaggggcctgttgacATTTTTCTAAATCCTTTCCTTTGAGTTTGCCCATGAAGTTCCACTGCCCTTTTGTGCCCCCTTCCAGGCCTCGTGGAATTTTCTCGCCACAGCATCCATGGGCATGCTGTTAGCCAGGCCAGGTAGAAATAACACTGGGGCCCTTCCTCTGCCCAGGCCTTTTAGCATGGAAAGGGCCGGGCACAAAGTCCAATCCTTGGCATGGACGGAGTCTAGACTACCTgggtctctctctcctcctggctGGGGTCGTGGCAGGCACaaaaaccccccacccccacctggggCCCTGGACAGACTGAGTCCTGCAGGCGGCGGTGTCTCCCTCAGAGGAAGGCAGACCTCTGAGAAGGAATTCAAGTCCCTGGCCTCTGTCATGTCCACCCAGTCCAGGAAAATGGCAAAATGTGTGTTTTCCCCTGGGCAAATGCACCTGGCTCTGCTGTGCCCTCTTGCCTGCTAGTCCCCATCCTCCTCCAGCACCCACCTCCTCGTGGTTCCTGCCCTGCCGGCCCAGGGCATAATGCCTCCCACCGTCCAGCTGCCGGATGGGGATATTGAAGACCCGGCCGTGGAGAAGCACTGCcagggtgaggggctgggagctgtGCGGCTCTGAGCTGGGGCGCACAGTGTAGGCGCCATCCTGTGGAGGAGACCCCATCTGTCAACCCCATCTCTCACCTAGCCTACCTGCAGCCTTGGCCCACAGATGGTCAGcaacccacctcccacccaccctcccatTCCCAGTTGCTCAGCCAGCCACAGCCCATGAGCAGAAGGGTTTCCACAAAGGCCCAGGAAGGCTGCAGTTGCCCACCTTTTGGAATCGGAGCAGGGCACTGTCGACAGCGTGGCGGTCACAGTTTCCTGAGTACCAGCGCTGACCCAGCAGGCTGCCGtcctgtacacacacatacaggcacTCAGAGATGTGCCAGGGCACTGGAGAGGGGCTGGGGCACAGAGAACCCTGGGCTGTGGTTCTTTGTGTTCACATCTGCCCTCCCCAGACTGAGTCTGTGCCAGTAGAACAAAGATGTGTCCGTGCCtgctgcccagcacagggctaCATGCCCACGTTCAATGTGTTCCTTGCAATAGCAGCTGCCAGCCCAAGGTGGGTCCCTGtctgcctcctcccagccctctcccagcccctcctcacCTCAGCAGCTGAGGTGCTCCAGGTAGGTGCTCTAGAGGAAAGAGAGGATCTCTTTCCTGCTGGAAGAAGCAGATTACAGAGTTGAGGCTGGGAGGGGATTAGACAAAGAAGGCTTTGGATCTGGCTGCAGAGGTGGGGGAGGTTAGAGGGCTGTGCACATAGGCCTGAAGCCCAAAACTGGACACTCAGTGCTTCACCCCTCCTCTCCAGGTCTCGGGCTCTGGTAGGACCTATCTGCTAGGCTATATGTGACCTTCAAATGAGGGGTGATCTTGAGGTACAGGCTGGGAGTTTCCAGCTTTGTTGAAGACCCTAGAAATTGCCCAATGGGATCCCCTTAGGCCTGCTCTCACCGGAAGTCAGAGCTGCAAGGATTCCCACAGCAAAGTGGGGCATaagaggtgggcagagggctgGGGAGCAGACTTGCAGCTTCAGGCCTGTGGCTAGGGCAGGTGGCAGGACTGCCTGGGGTTCACACTGAAGATGCCCGTACTACTCACCTTTCGAGGTGGCATTCGCTGCTCCCTGGGACACAGAAAGGCTGCTCAGAAGAGACTCAATCTTGTAACCCTACCCCCTGGGCCGAAGTCCCTCCCTGAGCCTCCCCCCAATCCCAGGTCACAGGTCCCCTGGCTAATAGCCTCTTACATTCCGAGCTTCCTGAGGAGCTACAGTGGGCCTGCGGGGGCAAGGTGGGGAAGAGAGCTCAGGTTTTACTTCCTTAAGAGAAAGAGCCCAGGGAGCCCAGAGATCGCAGGGTCAGAGATGGGGAAGCCAGAGTTGGCCATTTTGTgcatacgtgcacacacacacacgcgcgcacacacacacacacacacacacacacatccagtgGGCACTCACCTGGGCACCACTGATATCCTTGGCAGAGAGATTGGGGGCATCAGGACTTGAGAGCTCAGAGTCCTAGTCAAGGCTGGGACTGAAATAGGGAGGGCAggctgggctgagctgagctgggcACCAGGCAGGGGGACCCACGCTGAccagggaggggagcagatgCCTGCAGGGCCTGCTGCCTCTCAGCAGCCTGGGCTCTCTGGGAGTCCTTGCAACCAGAGGGAGGGCTGTCCTGACACAAGAGCTGGGAAGCCCCATGCAGCCCTTGAGTAAGTCCGCCCCACTATGCAGTGGGGGTCAATCTGGACCAAAGGCCGAAGCGTGGGTGTCCCTGTGGGTGTCTGAAGGCAAATGTGTATTGGTGGAACGGTGAGGGAAGACAAGGGAAGAACATGGAGCCAGAACGTGTCCTGTTTTGAGCAGCCGAGGGCCCCAGGGCAGGAGGgacctggggcagagggaggtgtTCACCTGGACTGGGCTCACATT
Protein-coding sequences here:
- the SH2D6 gene encoding SH2 domain-containing protein 6 isoform X3 encodes the protein MSHFQLGLPLNGLCSDKLRGRKLQLEPPVPPPRCVDSLAWNKDAPSPSPRPTPGTWRFEVSAAAEPGVEGGGPQCLPLVLPLFCPFWKAQGEEEEHEDEYELPPCEATPFILAPAHLSDTEEDPVYLDHPGPEGPSKSPPPQPQARTLKAVLSLKEARKRGQPFPLRKQELVTPAREVPGLPNKTDEDIYLKCEPSPVPALTRTLSSQVLMPPISLPRISVVPRPTVAPQEARNGAANATSKAGKRSSLSSRAPTWSTSAAEDGSLLGQRWYSGNCDRHAVDSALLRFQKDGAYTVRPSSEPHSSQPLTLAVLLHGRVFNIPIRQLDGGRHYALGRQGRNHEELFPSVAAMVQHYTQHPLPLVDRYSHRCQLTCLLFPTKP
- the SH2D6 gene encoding SH2 domain-containing protein 6 isoform X9, whose amino-acid sequence is MSHFQLGLPLNGLCSDKLRGRKLQLEPPVPPPRCVDSLAWNKDAPSPSPRPTPGTWRFEKAQGEEEEHEDEYELPPCEATPFILAPAHLSDTEEDPVYLDHPGPEGPSKSPPPQPQARTLKAVLSLKEARKRGQPFPLRKQELVTPAREVPGLPNKTDEDIYLKCEPSPVPALTRTLSSQVLMPPISLPRISVVPRPTVAPQEARNGAANATSKAGKRSSLSSRAPTWSTSAAEDGSLLGQRWYSGNCDRHAVDSALLRFQKDGAYTVRPSSEPHSSQPLTLAVLLHGRVFNIPIRQLDGGRHYALGRQGRNHEELFPSVAAMVQHYTQHPLPLVDRYSHRCQLTCLLFPTKP
- the SH2D6 gene encoding SH2 domain-containing protein 6 isoform X5, translated to MDKLRGRKLQLEPPVPPPRCVVPCPDSLAWNKDAPSPSPRPTPGTWRFEVSAAAEPGVEGGGPQCLPLVLPLFCPFWKAQGEEEEHEDEYELPPCEATPFILAPAHLSDTEEDPVYLDHPGPEGPSKSPPPQPQARTLKAVLSLKEARKRGQPFPLRKQELVTPAREVPGLPNKTDEDIYLKCEPSPVPALTRTLSSQVLMPPISLPRISVVPRPTVAPQEARNGAANATSKAGKRSSLSSRAPTWSTSAAEDGSLLGQRWYSGNCDRHAVDSALLRFQKDGAYTVRPSSEPHSSQPLTLAVLLHGRVFNIPIRQLDGGRHYALGRQGRNHEELFPSVAAMVQHYTQHPLPLVDRYSHRCQLTCLLFPTKP
- the SH2D6 gene encoding SH2 domain-containing protein 6 isoform X10, with product MSHFQLGLPLNGLCSDKLRGRKLQLEPPVPPPRCVDSLAWNKDAPSPSPRPTPGTWRFEGEEEEHEDEYELPPCEATPFILAPAHLSDTEEDPVYLDHPGPEGPSKSPPPQPQARTLKAVLSLKEARKRGQPFPLRKQELVTPAREVPGLPNKTDEDIYLKCEPSPVPALTRTLSSQVLMPPISLPRISVVPRPTVAPQEARNGAANATSKAGKRSSLSSRAPTWSTSAAEDGSLLGQRWYSGNCDRHAVDSALLRFQKDGAYTVRPSSEPHSSQPLTLAVLLHGRVFNIPIRQLDGGRHYALGRQGRNHEELFPSVAAMVQHYTQHPLPLVDRYSHRCQLTCLLFPTKP
- the SH2D6 gene encoding SH2 domain-containing protein 6 isoform X8, which gives rise to MSHFQLGLPLNGLCSDKLRGRKLQLEPPVPPPRCVVPCPDSLAWNKDAPSPSPRPTPGTWRFEGEEEEHEDEYELPPCEATPFILAPAHLSDTEEDPVYLDHPGPEGPSKSPPPQPQARTLKAVLSLKEARKRGQPFPLRKQELVTPAREVPGLPNKTDEDIYLKCEPSPVPALTRTLSSQVLMPPISLPRISVVPRPTVAPQEARNGAANATSKAGKRSSLSSRAPTWSTSAAEDGSLLGQRWYSGNCDRHAVDSALLRFQKDGAYTVRPSSEPHSSQPLTLAVLLHGRVFNIPIRQLDGGRHYALGRQGRNHEELFPSVAAMVQHYTQHPLPLVDRYSHRCQLTCLLFPTKP
- the SH2D6 gene encoding SH2 domain-containing protein 6 isoform X7, with protein sequence MSHFQLGLPLNGLCSDKLRGRKLQLEPPVPPPRCVVPCPDSLAWNKDAPSPSPRPTPGTWRFEKAQGEEEEHEDEYELPPCEATPFILAPAHLSDTEEDPVYLDHPGPEGPSKSPPPQPQARTLKAVLSLKEARKRGQPFPLRKQELVTPAREVPGLPNKTDEDIYLKCEPSPVPALTRTLSSQVLMPPISLPRISVVPRPTVAPQEARNGAANATSKAGKRSSLSSRAPTWSTSAAEDGSLLGQRWYSGNCDRHAVDSALLRFQKDGAYTVRPSSEPHSSQPLTLAVLLHGRVFNIPIRQLDGGRHYALGRQGRNHEELFPSVAAMVQHYTQHPLPLVDRYSHRCQLTCLLFPTKP
- the SH2D6 gene encoding SH2 domain-containing protein 6 isoform X6: MDKLRGRKLQLEPPVPPPRCVDSLAWNKDAPSPSPRPTPGTWRFEVSAAAEPGVEGGGPQCLPLVLPLFCPFWKAQGEEEEHEDEYELPPCEATPFILAPAHLSDTEEDPVYLDHPGPEGPSKSPPPQPQARTLKAVLSLKEARKRGQPFPLRKQELVTPAREVPGLPNKTDEDIYLKCEPSPVPALTRTLSSQVLMPPISLPRISVVPRPTVAPQEARNGAANATSKAGKRSSLSSRAPTWSTSAAEDGSLLGQRWYSGNCDRHAVDSALLRFQKDGAYTVRPSSEPHSSQPLTLAVLLHGRVFNIPIRQLDGGRHYALGRQGRNHEELFPSVAAMVQHYTQHPLPLVDRYSHRCQLTCLLFPTKP